Below is a genomic region from Amphiura filiformis chromosome 19, Afil_fr2py, whole genome shotgun sequence.
tccacaaaggaaaaaaatcaattggtgtgaggtctggtgatcgtgcaggccactccacagcatgaaccatcccaaccactctgtttgctatccgtggacgggtacttttattcaaaagggcatatcttcaaaacgtgtgagccgattgaaataattgttttgctatattaaagctaacgattaaaggtttctttacataccaaacgatatttaatcaacttttcagaaataggagaaaaagagggcgtaatgaggggcctcttttttgggacaccctgcatATCAGTAGACTGATTTACTGCTAAGCCGTCGAATCTGCTTAATCTGATTCTTAACATCCCTTGCATAAAATGCTACTAATACCGGACTTTTATGCCGAATTAACAAAAAACTTGGTTGACTGGAGCTTAAAATTCATGTGTATAGGGATTATTAGACGTAAATTTGTGAAAATCTTTGCTGCATTAAACACCCAACTTGGTCAAAAGAACTGCTGGCCAAGGCACAGGTACGAGGGTCTTACTTAAATACTCTAAATTAAATGACATTAACACCGAACGGTGGTCAGACGAATCACTGGCCCAAGTTTAATTATGAGTGACATGTATGGGTCAAATTTCATGAAGGAAAAATCAGGCTTTAATctgtaaaaattgcataaaaactATTCTTACTCGAAATTAAATGGTTTGATACACAAGCAACATGCAAATGCTAGTCAATTTGGTTCGAAGAACTGCTGGAACGAGTGGAATGCATTGTTTAATTTCACGTCttggtaaaaaaaaccttattaaGAGTTTAAATTCTGTAATGGGTGAGGTGCAGATGTCATCAAATTCAGAAGCCATCGTCTAGTAATAGCAGTTCTAGTAGTCTgtgattttattcaaaatgttatgtttatctcaTTATACTCCTTGTAATAAATGTTTTATGTATTTATTCatgaatttgtttatttacttacaaTTCATTATTTAACTTACATGTATCCAATAGTGTCGAAAAAGGCCTTTGTCGCCGTAACTTTAGCAATAATGATTATATTACATTATCGCATTTTTCTCCATTGTAATGATTCAATAGTTTAACATTCAACATTTCAACACATTCAACACTTTAACAGCTACACAACTTCATTGAGGGACGGATGCCCATATGACTAATTTCCGTCGGGGCGGCTGTTGCACCCACCCTACCCCTAAGCACCCCCTCCGCAGATATATCACTGCGACAAACACGGCATTACGATATTCGGGAAGATTAACGTTGTTCTTTCCCATGGATTAATGGTTGGGCAAAATGTTGCCGCTGCATTTTCGCAACTGCTAAACAAACGTAAAACGTTGATACtggcaatttcacttcaaaaagtTTCAAGTCGAGAAAACTCCCGGGGGTACTCAACTTTTGGAGGTGACGCgaatgtagggctgttaagacccactttttcagcatcgctgtcacccaaagaccccatattttttacgaacacatgctctgtcacccgaagacaccatatttttccatttgatctgtcacccatatacaagttcaatttgaacagcaactttcatttatcccCGGCCCCCgactcaacacaaaaattgacaaccatgagagttaccaaatagcgcggaaaaggggtaatcttttttaccagtagcaaggactgcGCGAAATTGGCGCATTTATCacagattttgttacttatttggtAAAAACAAAgatatttgaagccatttagaactagacattcgattttcgaggtttctgtggtgctgttgggctctcacccaaagattctatTTAAACAAAGATGTTCTCACCCAaataccccatatttttcacattttgctctcaccgaatgccaaaaatcatgctctcacccaatgaccccatattttttaccattttgttctcaccgaatgccccttagtgcgaaagtgccagccctacacctatatccatttcatattgaagtgccccccgggagaAAACTCTTACGAAGTCGGTTGTTTAACGGCACTATTCGCATTTATTCTCATTTTACAGGTCATATGCCCGGCGAACATCCCAACTGCGTTGGATATTGAATAATCATTCCTGTACGGAATTGGGCAATCTATattttcttgaccgatttcatcGTGCTAAAGCTTAACTGCTGATGTGATACCTAGTGCTTCTATAAATCACCTGTAATTCCAGTGTGTTCATGATTCATTTGACAATTTGACGCCCTATTTACATAGCCTTGCCGGCGTTTATCGATGTCCCTTCGAGGGGGACGTCCGCCTCTCTTGGCTTCACTACTGGTATGCATTCAAGTGTCTCCTTTTCGGAGGGGAAGGTTTGGACTATGTGCCATGGGATTACTATAAGGTACCTCGAACTTTGGATAACCTCAGGAATGTTTAGGAGGGCTATAGATACACAAGATAGCTATCGAACTTAGAAAGTCAATTTTAAGTTGAATACAAATGACTTTTATTGGCTCATGATGTCTAATTACTCCTTAGTTAAGTTACCTTTCCCTTGTAGCTACGAAAGAGTGAGAGGGCGGTTGTACCACCCTAGCATTTCACATCCATAAAAATTCGAGTCTTTAGGTCCTACACCccaacgacttaagctaatcgtagattcatcatctgtgctcattttagtgatacaaatTCTACCTCAGCACCTTGCCCTTGGTTATAAGACCGACCATCAAAAATTACCAGGGGGATCAGGCCCATCATtgataggtttctacagtaaaatccatgattttgtaAAAATCGTTCCTCGTTGTAAAATTGTTGAAATATTGACTTTTCCCTTTTTAGTTGTTTGAAATagttattacctagctggggggggggggttacaacccccgagctaggtactgttttactACATCCGattgttctttctttctatctatctttcttcatcttcttctggtaacaaactttaaaatgtttctcctcctacatgatacaccctacaattacgtaacttgcgcatatgtattggggtcaaaggtcattatgatattgtcggaaatctggcctactaaaattggccatgatgtaatgcatctttaaatggatctagcttgtgattggtcgcccagatctcgttatggtttaaatcctccgggtacctgtcattaccattaataactacatggtacacaagtatgccgGGCctgtgtgttgtgtaattgcataaacgcgtcagtaagtgcatgagcgcgtcttgtatttgcttgcggttaaatttgattgataaacaagtatgattgacagtgtgagtgttagggacattgcccgttcaaaatcccgtttaaaattgaaagtccatagtcgatttttaacctggaatatcgcgattaataaactggcagattctaaaatcagaattgttcagtattgaagtgccaatacaattatgacattacgatatgttgcattcaataatataagcctacgtacactttacttttactgtcactaatataattatataaactttttcataacaattttatactagtattttgatgtaataaatatcagtataatttcgagttctactgaatgctttcatcatgattaacattaataacatgcttttatttatcaaaaatcgacaatGCCATAGTctatatggccaattgccacgcccatttagcacggacataatgaaatataagttttttaaatcagctatatctagcttttccgtcgttAATGTTTTTTCCGTAATGGATAACCCAAATAAATGCGACTATTTTGCAAGAACAATTTCCCTtgcaacctgtcattttcgcctatacttttgcatgtggagtttgtgtacatccgggtaccttacatcgttgaacacggtatggcgagttgtagatgtcacgtgcgcatttataaaagcgcatttttatatatatatacccgaagtccactgattatGTTTAGATCGACTCGCCATTGCTTAAATAAATAAAGTACTGTAAGCTTAAAAGTCTTTTTCTTAGTTCTATATTTAAAGAGCTTAGTTAATTGCTTTGATCCacctttttattattttaattattacttGATCGATTTGATTCATTCTgattttggataaagtgttgatgaatagaaactataGGAATAGGTTTGATACAACTTTTaatcttaatttttaatttttttccagcATAGTAATCCAAAAACAGtaccttttggttttaatagttaaggACCATTCGAGGCTACAATTATacctaaaaaaattaaaacaatactgTTTTATTTTGAGCaagttcataataataataatattaataataataataataataataataataataataataataataataataacaacaacaacaacaacaacaacaacaacaacaacaacaacaacaacaacaacaacaacaacaacaacaacaacaacaacaacaataataataattataataaaatccCTATATCGACCTGCCGTACTTGAaaattcaacaacaacaacaacaacaacaataataataataataataataattataataaaatccCTATATCGACCTGCCGTACTTGAAAATTTCATCTGCCCGTGAAAGTAAAACAGTTATTTGTTCGTGGCCTAAATACATGCATTCATGTACATCAACAACTTGATCGTTGCTACCCAATTCATTCACATGAACTAAGGCCAAAACTTTATCCCCAGGACTTGACCTGGTCAAGTACGATATCCCAGTTGATAAAATCCTTTACTAATGCATGCACTGTATTACACCTGTACAAAGCCGCATTTTCTTTTCTACAAATATATAGTCTTTAGAGCTACAAAATGAATATGGAAACTTTAGATTCAAGTGATACAGGTAGAATTCTTGCACAGGAACGTGGTTCTGGTGTAAATAAGTTGCTTCTAATGTTGGTAGTTGTTGCAGTACTTCTATCATCCGTTGCTCTGGTTGTGGCGTTAATAAGCTTGACACAGAATGGAGGTGAAGCCAGGGTTACCATCACTGGACAAGAAGGTATGTAGGTTCTCTACGTTTATGTATAAACACATAATTCGGAACAACATGAAACAAACAGGACTCTAATACAACAATGTTAACAATGCTAGTATCGAACTTTGACAAATTAATGGAAATAATAACATTTAGACATGTTAGAAGTGACAGTAAACTGAATGGGGCTAATAATTTTTGAATAATTCGTTATGTAAAATAATGAACTTTAAAAACTTGTTTTCGTCTCATTTTACAGGCTCCAATGCGAAGAATGATAGGATATGGAATATTGCAATGGGGCATTACCAAACTAATAACATTTACATGTAAGAAATTgtaacaacaataaaaaaaacgcGTCCTTTTCAATGGTTTCTTTTTAGTTATTTTGctgctttaaagccatattataacatttgctgaagagaacgccctcaattattttttttttttttttgaattctggtttttacacgattgtaatgtactttagtcaataaagatactctgcaaaaatcaagactttgggtgctgtagttttgtcaaaatccgagattttgaataaaacgctggaaccggcgttttattattacaatggaaatattatagtcaacacgtatgcacagtacgtacatggcgtgcgggatacacatacacacacacccagaggatcgtaccatattacaaccgcgggagtaacatgcatgggcgctagtataACATTCCAAtgatctatgctttacctcacttgttcggctcatatctgacagtaaaagctaacattttatggaaaataaatacgaatctatttttacagaaatgttatatatttatttatttatgtgtttgtttACCCTGCAAACGATAGAACGACGTTTGATActtgtttaaaaaacatttgaaaatgtcTATTTTTTCTAATTTGCAGCGATCCGATATCTGGCCAGTTAAAGGGATTTGTTGTCGACATAGTAAACGCGGGTATGTGTTTCCTCTTAGCAAGTGAATTTGTATTTCATAATTATGATATTGTTTATCTAAATTTACATTCAATGTTATTATACGTCACATTATTGGAAAACTGCCACAATTTTGATTGTAcactttcgttgttaactaaaaagcaaattgaacagaagaaacagtatttgagagctaagactgtacccttgacgttgatataagcagagggcgcaattttttttgagacaggctgtatatgtcgGCGTTATAAGCTGAAAATGAACAAAGATGTTCTCACATGACCATTGTAAATTCATTTGCAACTTAgcaaaggtcaaagttcatttgAGGTAAACTTGTTTGGCATTGTAATCGTATGGTAAGAAAGTAGCATCCAAGGCCTGTATTTTGCATCATGCTTGTTATCATTATGTTGCGTGATATGTTCTTTAACAGTTTGTCAATTGGCAAATAAGGATTGCCGTTTGGTGTATGACGTCTGGCAACACTGTTGGGATTCAGAAAAGGGACAAGTACCTCGAGGAGGTGTAGGTCTAATGAGTGAATGGTATGACGCATGCGCAGGTAATTAATCTTAAAATATTTATCATCAAACGTGTTGCATTTTAACGGGGATCCCCGGGCGGGGATCTCAGTTTAAAATTTATAATGAATAGTGATATTTATTCAGTAGTTTCATAAAATGATGattacagtaaaaaaaaaaagacataacATATAGTGACAAAtaatgtttacattttatttatctcttTGCTCTGTATTTTCCTGTTGTTGCTTTTGACCTTAATTGCTATTTCGGTGCTTAAACTTGCagattgggtcaaaggtcacagcagaGCTCGGACTTTCAAATTCAGCAAGTCATGGTCTAAACCTATAGACTTTTATTTCGTCATCAAAACTGGAAACCCACGTGGATTTAATCCTAACGATGTAACAAATATGACGTTTGGATTTACAGATGGTTTCATCAGTGATGAATTCTGTTTAGCTCGTCAAACTTCTATAAAGGTATGTTTCACGGACAAACACAGAAGGACACAAATACAAAGGCCATATAAAACCCCGGGCCCAAAACACATTTTAATTATAGACACCAGGATCGGGGGCAGTCAACACAAAAGACCAATATTTTTGTACATTTCCCAAAGACCAAAACAGAGcatgaaagacccttgattttgataatttcagctttaAAACACCACGAAAATttctcattcctcacatttctgggtttttttattttatttatttattatcctaTAATTCAGCTTGACTGTAGGCCAACATATCAAGATATATAAAATTatacctcacagatggatttatcaagtttttgccattctaaatatgggcaattccaagcaaaagtggacatgactcaaaaaaataaaattgcctctatgtatttcttttaactttcatattattccaaacagatgtaatgttcaagttctaaatttttttctgcatttttctaacattttgttcaaaaaaaaaaatttcttcggAGAGTGTATTTTAGTGGAAaaatcctgttcaacttagatatttttctaagtgggcctattttattaaacagggcacttttctttttaatttgatacatttatatctatgaaatatggtcttcaagaaatatcCATCACATTTTAAATAACCCCCGCTAATTTTTTCCTTTCATTGTGTTTTCATAACACTAAATATGGTGTATCACGAGTTACCGAgagatgcattttttttttttttttcaaaatgttggcaatttaattgatgccacttattttttccttctactagtagtaccttgaataataatacagaaattgaaatacaaaactCTATCCACCATCTTGcctaaaactgtagcacgagttaccagtagcacgagttaccgatgtagcacgagttaccatatagcccacttccccctgtaccagcaaaggtaatgcaaaataccacttggcagcaatagaggtatctcccaactgcatgaatatgcatttatgtaaccatggtaacaactttctagcagtagtgtagccagtggggggaGGGGCAGGTGGGGGCAGACTTCCCCCTGGCAAACTAGAATTAcgtggttcgtaattaaggtggcactcactcaaaagtgtgtaaataacaatgttttgtaaatacaaatgatatgcaatatgcaaataagctcattaatattcataaatatgcaaataacatgacaaacaTCAGGTCACAATATccatccaatcaccaaaccaagtttgaagttgattggttattaatgcatttaagctgcagagtggattattgaaaatgtaggtaaaatatgcaaataagctcattaatattcataaatatgcaaataacataacacaaaactatacagcacatcaagccaccatatcctatcaccatacctatCTATCTGGCATAGTACCGGTATACCAAGTATGTAGTTGATCGATTATTGCGTtaaagctgcacagtggattaatcaaTTTGCTTCCGCTCGGGCAGccgaacaaagaaacaaacaaagaaacaaccaggcaaacacacatgtgtgggggcccaaaattaaagataaaagtgcccttctgacagaaaaatgaaagtaaaaatatggaaggcaaagatagagaatTTAAGGTTCAAGGAGCCAGTTCCACCTGATCATGCGCCAAaatagtgtacatgtatataccaaatttttaccaaaataaagTCCCTTTTTTGAAGCTTGAAAACTTGTACAGTCTCTCCAAAAAAATGCTCTAGTAAAATTATATCCCATTACtaatgatgcaaccaaaattttagttccccccccccccaaatctagTCCAAGAAatatagatactggaaatcctgagactAGCTAACAGCCACATCAGTGACATTTCAagttgatactgagatttgtatgattgatacaaaatttgttcatgttgttgagtatatgggtctcattttccaggtgaagtgattgaaatcgtgCAAACTGTATTCAGTAATGCACCAAGCAGGAAATCACAGGAAATgatctcaaccaaaagatgaccaaacattctaaCATTCTATACCGGTacctcagaaagcaatttttaaatttaaagaaacTTACAGAGCCGATCAttgtaaagaaccacaaacattacaagttttgtgaacTAATTTAGGGTGAAATAACCTATCAATctatcaattgttgactgttcaatttaactggTGAAATTTAAGCCCTACATATGTACAATGTATGAAATATCCAAACAGGATGGAGCAAGGGATTAAgtacatatatacatatgtaATGCTGGgatgtaatgtgtgtggtacattgtatgctgatACATGCATTGTAttggtgttatttgtacataaattgggttatttttggggttatcatggttatatcaaAGTATACTTTGGTTATATGCACATAGATTGGGTTATTTGATCATATACCAGTCATTGAGGAATTTTTATCAAGAAACTTTGACATTTAAAAGAACATTAACCATTTTGTATatggccggacaaactgtagcacgagttaccgtagcacgagttaccatgttttttgccagtcaatgtaaaactatgagggacAAAATTTTTTAAGTTATACCAAGATAAACCTTAGCATAGTAGTTacttattatataatcaattaggctttaatgttttttgttttaggacacgatcaaaataaaaatgagtgattttttagcatgtcctctgctcgtagcacgagttaccgtttttcgcagctgtcccatacatacaaaagttgatatattcatttagcaatactatgaggatctagccttgaatgttgggtattaaaatacaaaaatacagattccaatcaaatgattttaaaaagctggagcacaaagtatgtaaaaggacgccataaagtgtagcacgagttaccgtggaattgcccatatgtataatggtcaattccagccaaagcgggacaaaattctctctgagggccattttaaaaatgttttccttttctattctagacttatcaaatgagaagatcatatctagtgaattatcaggtggaagtgccatcggattgaaaataacttttcttgctacaatctacgaaaaaagtccttggaacgcttggtacactctgtcgaaattccgtgcagaatttcatatgatcatggaaatgacgtatattttgcctgggaacaagcatgacatctacaataatgatttacccttcccctctccccatcaataaatgttggaacacattgggaagccgctgaagacattggcatttctcaacattggacGGGGGAGAGGGGatgagagttttccgttatttacacgtaagcgttccaagacttttttcgttgattgtagaccAAATacagtgttaaatgcgcatatgcatgttacccacgaatttaagcctttttcaaatttgattttgtggagttttatgggtaaaatgtttttgtataaaATAATCACTTAGACCTCACAATTATagtacgaaacttcgtttcatgatatagtcatttatggcatattcacttaacattttcagaacgatcattttattttttgatacgcgggtaacaaaattattagccaaattgacttaatggcctctagagtccacaaactttggtggaattcaatcgttttacatatgatgagagatcatgcaaacttctttctaacggtaataatttcattttgattgaaggacattaaatgacatatatggtgctttatctttgaattcgtgggtaacgccaattcatttaagccatcataacttttcccctggtatgacttgctagtaaaggcatATATGCTCAGAGAGAGCACATTGGACATGACATggtatgctccatcaataacgtgatttccgttattaatgacattttaaagtggaaagttaacatagagaattttgtcccgctttcgctggaattgaccgtATACTTTTGACTACTTAGATCAACAATTTGAGTTATGAGGCCCGGAAGTTTCCATAATAATTCCATAAAACTTACATTTTATGGCTTTTGTTTTGTGAGAGATCATAGTTAAAAACCGTTGGTCTcaaaaaatgacatattttttgcTGCACATATTCCAGCCGATGTGGCGGTAAAATGTTCTATCAAATACCTTAATGTTTGACAGAATTTAATTTCCATGCcatataatatttaaaatttattagtcaaaattgccaaaatattttacccCAAATTTTAAAAAGGTAGAAATTCAAACACAACCCATATAATGTATATACATGTTAACGCCATTGGATGCTATGTTAAAAAAATGTTACGAAACCATTACAATCACTAAGTGGCCTTTCTGTCAGATGGTACCATGCAACGTTGACGGGCTATACGTATAAGTGATACAAGTTCTTACGTTGATTGCTGAAGTATGAGTTGTTTTCTTTCTGTTCAGGGATCTACACTCTCAGTTTCACAAATACATCACTATCCTCTGGATAATGACATGTTAAACGCGGTTCTTTCTGGTGAGGTAGGTTACCCCGTTCCCAATGCTGATCCGGCCCCACCCCACCCCGTTTATAACGAATATGTTTATAACACAGACAAGTGTACAGTAGTCGCCTCCAAAAGTGGACCCCTTTTAGAACTATGCAAACATGGTCGTTTGAATCCGTACTCAATCGACATACCGAGGACATTTTGTTAGTGTATTCTTGTGTGTATGGAATATAAGCTTCGGACGTTATATCTCACGTACGATAGAGGACGTAATAGTAAGTACACATACCTCATCTTACACCACTCACGCCTATATCTATGAAACCAATTTACTGTACAAAACTATGTTTCTGCTGTACgtgtatttaacatgtttaaagaaacTTATAATGTAAATGTTCCAGGCTTTATATTTTACAGTTTACAGGTATTAAAGACCGTAACAAATACTTGGCTTTAATGTcattattaaaacaatattgACGATTATTTTGTGTGTAGGTGGATGTGTGTATAGCGGCAGCTAGCAATTTATCTCTGCTGCCTGAGGGCTTGACGCGACTGGAAGACCCTGTAATGGACTGCTCTTTGGACGCATCAGGTGGCGCTATGATGCTGCGTATGGATAATCCTCTGCTAGAATGGTGGGAACCTGCATGGGAACGACTTATGCAAACATCGCAATATTGGGAGATATGCAAGGATGTTAAAGACGAGCATGGTATAgccttatatattttttataatattttggagGACATCATCATGTTGCAAATCGGCAGCCTGgttcaataattgaatacatgaatacaaaacccacccaagtccatcgaaagtgattttgagaaaactaaaaaacagTGTGTATCATACATGGTGGGTataggccatgttggatttcacatgctcaatagacgcacGTAAAGGGTGGATTTGGTTTCAACTATTATACATAATACATGATAAGCCGCTGttagcattaaaaatatttctcatgcttaactcaatttggccaaagtatggacttatgTGGGTTTTGTATTACAGTATTCGATATCTTAACTCACCAAAAAGAACATACTCAAAATATGGCTCAAGCATGCACCAATTACGTAATCTTAATTTGACTCATTACCATTTTCTTTCTTGTACAAAGATTGGGTGAATaagtatgtttaaatgcatgcttgaaatatattttgtacttgttctcaaaattacaaatagCCAATTATCGTAACAGGGTGACGATCGAAAAACTCTTACTTATCAGGCGGCTTTTAAGTTAGTCTCGTTCcgagccgatttgtgctccttcgtcactaaacagaCCGTCTgacgacaacctcatagtacgtcttttctgattggctgaacctCACCTCACGAAAAAGTTAAGAC
It encodes:
- the LOC140140578 gene encoding uncharacterized protein, with amino-acid sequence MNMETLDSSDTGRILAQERGSGVNKLLLMLVVVAVLLSSVALVVALISLTQNGGEARVTITGQEGSNAKNDRIWNIAMGHYQTNNIYIDPISGQLKGFVVDIVNAVCQLANKDCRLVYDVWQHCWDSEKGQVPRGGVGLMSEWYDACADWVKGHSRARTFKFSKSWSKPIDFYFVIKTGNPRGFNPNDVTNMTFGFTDGFISDEFCLARQTSIKGSTLSVSQIHHYPLDNDMLNAVLSGEVDVCIAAASNLSLLPEGLTRLEDPVMDCSLDASGGAMMLRMDNPLLEWWEPAWERLMQTSQYWEICKDVKDEHGHMPGRDPKEMCVGY